In the genome of Vanacampus margaritifer isolate UIUO_Vmar chromosome 1, RoL_Vmar_1.0, whole genome shotgun sequence, one region contains:
- the LOC144052597 gene encoding uncharacterized protein LOC144052597 yields MASMPLLLVSFLISSLHSSDARVIIGTSPSFSPLDIPKDSHATKQTDGNWPSLPPGWRSAVPAKVTTRDRLTTTNAAQQGPRIHSAASTTSTLSSQTRSRGTNTSRPSVTGPKVDSTSPPLSGTLEKGNVLTSVLSLPSGDKPVTSSLLKEASDLQGLGSGSTTLMLEKEELLVPAPTTIDKLAQYQPQAQTQIADVHNSSVDTPTVLVLTTQTVSQATSPAVVLTGDSILPSDRKSESAAAVTLNRPSVATTVASTGKQPQTPSQPVTNRTKKISLSKIITEKVATTTTASLLATTELNPKTPTKATKKPSKSAHLERNTTRTTLQPSPTAKASFLTTSVAPVTHTSLTDPKNSSILLADPHQASKSSPSPSAESSPNGSLIYWGDLSRNLTFAWELHVYGSASLFLLLLAGSALGLILSPGSNCPHRGALALANALLFLVGGLRASLFLIDPYGTQKILPRSAVAAIYNLPLHLLVWAQAALALLALRVAGVTILPSTLERPPLVAVLAVLQCTLLLAADLLSPALSPVVPVTLQVLSLCWGLGLCLGFLFYVFPRIRCPPISHPGVAEENRRKAWTGSRREGMILGKVLAVCAVVGALCCGLHLHATLWLYGLLGDWMSFNWGWWLVHFWARLLELAWGLCLLILSSWVFWRPQCCRGRDEGAARDGRTMGDMPSPGHSAGSSHRHTCWSKIVQSLTGKPCRKSDRNGVGAGGQAEVPNNWAGQERSGVDITKTLIRNHNQDQAAAQQQCVKDSNRVRNHRGRSAERGVSDGSAGSLLRLQALGLTPKRSVSGSLEPVNDTSLSMCEFDLRPPSPINLTRSIDEALHREHLFEGGSLFHPFNQTSQSPSPGSGVSPGLWLRRNSDPQFSESSEAPTESSMPLGGSILSSVPSRQVTAPPTPSHQGHRWAGNEVGNVPSSVSCPVSLHPMRTSMGHLEEDGVDDTRPFITPDCERGRGRATRPVGSPSYLEVSRHDDSASVSSEIIDL; encoded by the exons ATGGCTTCCATGCCACTCCTTTTAGTAAGCTTCCTCATCTCCTCCCTCCATTCATCCGACGCTCGGGTCATCATTGGCACGTCGCCCTCCTTCTCTCCTCTGGATATTCCTAAAGACTCTCACGCCACCAAGCAGACGGATGGAAACTGGCCCTCTTTGCCTCCCGGCTGGCGCAGCGCCGTGCCAGCTAAGGTTACAACGCGGGATCGGctgacaacaacaaatgcaGCGCAGCAGGGGCCAAGAATACACTCGGCTGCCTCGACTACGTCAACCCTTTCTTCTCAGACACGTAGCCGTGGGACAAACACAAGTCGGCCGAGCGTTACCGGACCTAAGGTGGACTCAACTAGCCCGCCCCTCAGCGGGacgttggagaagggaaacgtTTTGACATCTGTGCTCAGTTTACCCTCCGGTGATAAACCGGTGACGAGCAGTCTACTTAAGGAGGCGAGTGATTTGCAGGGACTCGGATCAGGTAGTACAACACTGATGCTTGAAAAGGAGGAATTGCTCGTTCCTGCGCCAACGACGATTGATAAATTGGCACAGTATCAACCACAAGCACAGACTCAAATAGCTGATGTGCACAATTCATCAGTGGACACGCCGACTGTGTTGGTACTGACTACACAAACCGTATCACAAGCCACATCGCCTGCTGTTGTATTAACAG GTGATTCGATACTTCCCAGTGACAGAAAAAGTGAGTCCGCGGCTGCAGTGACTTTAAACAGACCCTCCGTCGCCACCACAGTCGCCTCCACTGGAAAACAACCACAGACTCCCAGTCAGCCAGTTACCAATCGAACCAAGAAGATTTCACTTTCAAAGATCATTACAGAGAAAGTAGCTACAACAACCACGGCTAGTCTGCTTGCAACTACCGAGTTGAATCCGAAAACGCCAACCAAAGCAACAAAGAAACCCAGCAAAAGTGCACATTTGGAGAGAAACACAACAAGGACAACGTTACAACCATCACCGACAG CTAAAGCGTCATTCCTGACTACCAGCGTGGCACCAGTCACCCACACAAGCTTGACTGATCCGAAGAATTCCTCCATTTTGTTAGCGGATCCTCATCAAGCTTCTAAGTCGTCCCCTTCTCCCAGCGCTGAGTCCTCCCCAAATGGAAGCCTGATCTACTGGGGGGACCTGAGTAGGAATCTGACATTTGCATGGGAGCTTCATGTCTACGGATCAGCAagcctttttttgcttttgctggCCGGGTCTGCTCTCGGGCTCATCTTGTCCCCAGGTTCAAACTGTCCTCATCGGGGGGCTCTGGCCCTGGCTAACGCCCTGTTGTTTCTCGTCGGCGGACTTAGGGCATCTCTCTTTCTGATTGATCCCTACGGGACACAGAAAATCCTCCCTCGTTCGGCAGTTGCGGCCATTTACAACTTGCCGCTACATTTGCTGGTGTGGGCGCAGGCTGCCTTGGCCCTGCTGGCCTTGAGGGTTGCCGGTGTGACTATTTTGCCGTCAACGTTGGAGCGTCCTCCGCTGGTGGCCGTGTTGGCGGTGCTGCAGTGCACTCTGCTGCTGGCAGCAGATCTGCTTTCACCAGCCCTGTCGCCAGTGGTTCCCGTCACCCTGCAGGTTCTCTCCCTGTGCTGGGGTCTGGGTCTCTGTCTGGGATTCCTCTTCTACGTCTTTCCGCGAATACGTTGCCCTCCCATTTCTCACCCCGGAGTCGCCGAAGAGAACAGGAGAAAGGCTTGGACGGGGAGCAGGAGAGAAGGGATGATTCTGGGAAAGGTGCTGGCAGTTTGTGCGGTTGTTGGAGCGCTGTGCTGTGGACTACATCTTCATGCTACCCTTTGGCTCTATGGACTTCTTGGGGACTGGATGAGCTTCAACTGGGGCTGGTGGCTGGTTCATTTCTGGGCCCGACTTCTGGAGTTGGCCTGGGGATTATGCCTCCTTATCTTGTCTTCGTGGGTCTTCTGGAGGCCTCAGTGTTGCAGAGGAAGAGACGAGGGGGCAGCAAGAGATGGAAGAACAATGGGAGACATGCCGTCCCCTGGCCATTCTGCAGGCTCCTCTCATAGACACACGTGCTGGTCCAAGATAGTCCAGAGTCTGACGGGGAAACCTTGCAGAAAGTCTGATAGGAACGGTGTTGGAGCAGGAGGTCAAGCAGAGGTGCCCAACAATTGGGCTGGCCAAGAACGTTCCGGAGTCGACATCACAAAGACTCTCATCAGGAACCACAATCAAGATCAAGCAGCTGCCCAACAACAGTGCGTCAAAGATAGCAACCGAGTTCGTAACCACAGGGGGCGCTCTGCAGAACGCGGCGTGTCCGATGGCTCCGCAGGCTCCCTGCTGAGACTGCAGGCACTCGGACTGACTCCAAAGCGCTCAGTCAGTGGAAGTCTGGAGCCAGTTAATGACACCTCTCTCTCTATGTGTGAGTTTGATCTTCGGCCCCCGTCTCCCATCAACCTCACTCGCAGTATCGATGAAGCTCTGCACCGAGAACACCTTTTCGAAGGGGGCAGCTTGTTTCATCCTTTTAACCAAACTTCGCAATCTCCCTCCCCTGGATCCGGAGTCAGTCCGGGACTCTGGCTGCGTAGGAACAGTGACCCTCAGTTTTCTGAGAGCAGCGAGGCTCCGACAGAGTCCTCCATGCCTCTGGGGGGCAGCATTCTCAGCAGTGTGCCTAGCAGGCAGGTGACTGCTCCACCGACACCGTCCCACCAGGGACACAGGTGGGCCGGGAATGAGGTGGGAAACGTCCCCTCCTCCGTGTCCTGCCCCGTGTCACTTCACCCCATGAGAACATCAATGGGACATCTGGAGGAGGACGGAGTGGATGACACGCGACCTTTCATCACACCAGACTGCGAGCGGGGGCGGGGGCGAGCGACGAGGCCCGTCGGTTCGCCCAGTTACCTGGAAGTCAGCCGACATGACGACTCTGCCAGTGTGAGCAGTGAAATTATTGACTTATGA
- the LOC144052645 gene encoding cytosolic sulfotransferase 3-like, which produces MEAPPRPQLFDFQGVLMTKFNTDNWENVKNFKAKPDDIVIATYPKSGTTWACYLLDRIYFGKTHPEKETSLPLFLRVPYLEQSVPGHPKGKDLIDQLTITPRLIKTHLPVQFVPETFWEQNCKIIYVARNPKDVAVSHFHFSHMSSAHPDPGDWNGFLQRFMQGKMAYGAWHEHVVGWWEKKQTYPNLHYIFYEDLSENLGRETDELCGFLGVSLSAEQKESIMTAVKFDNMKDNNLTNFTNGPLMNLKVSPFMRKGKVGDWKNHFTVAQSQHCDEHYKQQIQSAGLHFRTEL; this is translated from the exons ATGGAGGCGCCACCTCGACCACAACTGTTTGACTTCCAAGGTGTGTTAATGACAAAATTCAACACTGACAACTGGGAAAACGTAAAGAACTTCAAGGCCAAACCAGATGACATCGTTATAGCAACATATCCGAAATCAG GAACCACATGGGCCTGTTACCTCCTGGATCGAATATACTTTGGGAAAACGCATCCAGAGAAAGAGACatccctccctctctttttgAGAGTACCATATCTGGAGCAAAGCGTCCCAGGTCATCCCaaag GAAAAGACTTGATAGATCAACTCACTATCACTCCTCGTCTCATTAAAACTCATCTGCCAGTCCAGTTTGTACCAGAGACATTTTGGGAGCAAAACTGTAAG ATCATCTACGTGGCTCGCAACCCGAAGGACGTTGCAGTGTCCCACTTCCACTTCAGCCACATGAGCAGCGCCCACCCTGATCCGGGAGATTGGAATGGCTTTCTACAAAGATTCATGCAGGGGAAAA TGGCGTACGGAGCTTGGCATGAGCATGTGGTCGGCTGGTGGGAGAAGAAGCAAACCTATCCGAATCTGCATTACATTTTCTATGAAGATCTTTCTGAG AACTTGGGACGTGAGACGGACGAGCTGTGCGGCTTCCTTGGCGTGTCCCTCTCGGCCGAGCAGAAGGAAAGCATCATGACTGCTGTGAAATTTGACAACATGAAAGACAACAATCTGACCAACTTCACCAATGGCCCCTTAATGAATCTGAAGGTGTCGCCTTTCATGAGAAAAG GGAAAGTTGGTGACTGGAAGAATCACTTCACCGTGGCTCAGAGTCAACACTGTGACGAGCACTACAAGCAGCAAATACAATCCGCTGGACTGCACTTTCGCACGGAACTTTAA
- the wdr46 gene encoding WD repeat-containing protein 46 isoform X2: MAAAAVETTKGSHVGKKKKPPARYWHEKKDENGDGKLAADADAQPQKRETSEKKRKKQNINGLEKQFISKKRDIFPGPATIPEAKLQKFTRKGKVKGRIKGHHVKLRVAIARSNEASKMAQKQAARFDLLLPEEAGFLEGDEDEDTCTISQEDIADAVDLTSGTKYFDLNLSQFGPYHLDYSKTGRHLLLGGRRGHVACFDWQSKQLMCEINVMEAINDVRWLHTEHMFAVAQKKWLYIYDSNGIELHCIRKFNDVLRMQFLPYHFLLATASATGFLQYLDVSVGKEVAAICTKNRRLDVMCQNPYNAVIHLGHHNGTVSLWSPSQKEPLVKMLCHQAGVRSIAVDKTGTYMVTSGMDKKLKVFDVRTFQPLKSYFLPAGASCLSLSQRGLLSAATGDVVQVYRDVWRTPVKKPYMAHRAWAAACELRFCPFEDVLGVGHGQGFTSMLVPGAGEPNFDGLDSNPYRSAKQRQEWEVNALLDKIQPELISLDPSHLAKVDLGNFQQRHQDRVQALGFDPLAKEKFVPRFKKKGRSSTGNVERRKRQVANVDQRDVIVKSMEDKMKLKRERKAKIKKKAEITGQISALGRFQK; this comes from the exons ATGGCGGCGGCCGCTGTGGAAACAACGAAAGGTTCGCACgtggggaaaaagaaaaag CCTCCAGCTCGTTACTGGCACGAGAAGAAGGATGAAAACGGCGATGGGAAACTGGCTGCTGATGCCGATGCACAGCCACAGAAACGTGAAACGTCagaaaagaagaggaagaaacaaAACATCAATGGACTAGAAAAACAATTTATATCTAAG AAACGGGATATTTTCCCAGGACCTGCCACTATTCCAGAAGCCAAGCTACAGAAGTTCACAAGGAAAGGAAAAGTGAAAGGACGG attaaggGTCACCACGTAAAGCTGAGAGTAGCCATTGCTCGTTCAAATGAAGCCTCGAAAATGGCCCAAAAACAAGCTGCCCGCTTTGACCTTCTACTCCCAGAGGAAGCGGG GTTTCTAGAAggagatgaagatgaggataCGTGTACGATCTCACAGGAAGATATCGCAGATGCTGTGGATCTAACGTCTGGGACCAAG TATTTTGACCTGAATTTGTCTCAATTTGGACCATACCATCTGGATTACAGCAAGACTGGACG TCACCTGCTGCTGGGTGGGAGGAGAGGCCATGTCGCTTGTTTCGACTGGCAGTCCAAACAGCTGATGTGTGAGATAAACGTGATGGAGGCTATCAATGATGTTCG ATGGCTTCACACTGAGCACATGTTTGCAGTGGCTCAGAAAAAGTGGCTGTACATCTACGACTCAAATGGAATTGAGCTTCACTGCATACGCAAGTTCAACGATGTCCTTCGCATGCAGTTTCTGCCCTATCACTTTTTGTTGGCCACCGCT AGCGCAACAGGTTTTCTGCAATATCTCGATGTATCCGTGGGAAAAGAGGTTGCCGCCATCTGCACCAAGAATCGCCGCCTCGACGTCATGTGCCAGAACCCGTACAACGCTGTTATCCATCTCGGCCACCACAACGGCACAGTCAGCCTCTGGTCGCCCAGTCAAAAAGAGCCCCTCGTCAAGATGCTCTGTCACCAGGCAGGAGTGCGCTCTATTGCCGTGGACAAAACAGGAAC ATATATGGTGACGTCCGGCATGGACAAAAAGCTGAAGGTGTTTGACGTCCGAACTTTCCAGCCCCTCAAGTCTTACTTCCTCCCTGCTGGAGCTTCCTGTTTGTCGCTGAGCCAGCGGGGGCTGCTGTCTGCAGCCACGGGGGATGTCGTCCAG GTGTACAGGGATGTGTGGAGAACTCCGGTGAAAAAACCCTACATGGCCCACAGAGCCTGGGCCGCCGCATGCGAGCTACGCTTTTGCCCCTTCGAGGATGTGCTCGGGGTCGGACACGGACAAGGCTTCACTAGCATGCTCGTACCAG GGGCGGGTGAGCCGAACTTTGACGGCCTGGATTCAAACCCATACCGCAGTGCCAAACAGAGGCAGGAATGGGAAGTTAATGCCCTGCTGGACAAGATCCAGCCGGAACTTATCAGTCTGGACCCCAGTCATCTGGCAAAGGTTGATCTTGGCAACTTCCAGCAAAGGCACCAAGACAGAGTGCAAGCCCTG GGCTTTGATCCTCTTGCCAAAGAAAAATTTGTCCCCAGGTTTAAGAAAAAAGGTCGCAGCTCAACGGGAAATGTGGAAAGGCGGAAGAGGCAAGTGGCTAACGTGGACCAGAGG GATGTAATAGTGAAAAGCATGGAAGACAAAATGAAGCTGAAGCGCGAGAGAAAAGCAAAGATAAAGAAGAAGGCGGAAATCACTGGCCAAATATCAGCTCTGGGCAGATTCCAAAAATAG
- the wdr46 gene encoding WD repeat-containing protein 46 isoform X1, with product MPASIIATELLLEIVSPLGLDIPTMRPPARYWHEKKDENGDGKLAADADAQPQKRETSEKKRKKQNINGLEKQFISKKRDIFPGPATIPEAKLQKFTRKGKVKGRIKGHHVKLRVAIARSNEASKMAQKQAARFDLLLPEEAGFLEGDEDEDTCTISQEDIADAVDLTSGTKYFDLNLSQFGPYHLDYSKTGRHLLLGGRRGHVACFDWQSKQLMCEINVMEAINDVRWLHTEHMFAVAQKKWLYIYDSNGIELHCIRKFNDVLRMQFLPYHFLLATASATGFLQYLDVSVGKEVAAICTKNRRLDVMCQNPYNAVIHLGHHNGTVSLWSPSQKEPLVKMLCHQAGVRSIAVDKTGTYMVTSGMDKKLKVFDVRTFQPLKSYFLPAGASCLSLSQRGLLSAATGDVVQVYRDVWRTPVKKPYMAHRAWAAACELRFCPFEDVLGVGHGQGFTSMLVPGAGEPNFDGLDSNPYRSAKQRQEWEVNALLDKIQPELISLDPSHLAKVDLGNFQQRHQDRVQALGFDPLAKEKFVPRFKKKGRSSTGNVERRKRQVANVDQRDVIVKSMEDKMKLKRERKAKIKKKAEITGQISALGRFQK from the exons ATGCCTGCTTCTATAATCGCAACTGAACTGCTCTTAGAAATCGTTTCGCCACTCGGTTTGGACATACCAACCATGAGG CCTCCAGCTCGTTACTGGCACGAGAAGAAGGATGAAAACGGCGATGGGAAACTGGCTGCTGATGCCGATGCACAGCCACAGAAACGTGAAACGTCagaaaagaagaggaagaaacaaAACATCAATGGACTAGAAAAACAATTTATATCTAAG AAACGGGATATTTTCCCAGGACCTGCCACTATTCCAGAAGCCAAGCTACAGAAGTTCACAAGGAAAGGAAAAGTGAAAGGACGG attaaggGTCACCACGTAAAGCTGAGAGTAGCCATTGCTCGTTCAAATGAAGCCTCGAAAATGGCCCAAAAACAAGCTGCCCGCTTTGACCTTCTACTCCCAGAGGAAGCGGG GTTTCTAGAAggagatgaagatgaggataCGTGTACGATCTCACAGGAAGATATCGCAGATGCTGTGGATCTAACGTCTGGGACCAAG TATTTTGACCTGAATTTGTCTCAATTTGGACCATACCATCTGGATTACAGCAAGACTGGACG TCACCTGCTGCTGGGTGGGAGGAGAGGCCATGTCGCTTGTTTCGACTGGCAGTCCAAACAGCTGATGTGTGAGATAAACGTGATGGAGGCTATCAATGATGTTCG ATGGCTTCACACTGAGCACATGTTTGCAGTGGCTCAGAAAAAGTGGCTGTACATCTACGACTCAAATGGAATTGAGCTTCACTGCATACGCAAGTTCAACGATGTCCTTCGCATGCAGTTTCTGCCCTATCACTTTTTGTTGGCCACCGCT AGCGCAACAGGTTTTCTGCAATATCTCGATGTATCCGTGGGAAAAGAGGTTGCCGCCATCTGCACCAAGAATCGCCGCCTCGACGTCATGTGCCAGAACCCGTACAACGCTGTTATCCATCTCGGCCACCACAACGGCACAGTCAGCCTCTGGTCGCCCAGTCAAAAAGAGCCCCTCGTCAAGATGCTCTGTCACCAGGCAGGAGTGCGCTCTATTGCCGTGGACAAAACAGGAAC ATATATGGTGACGTCCGGCATGGACAAAAAGCTGAAGGTGTTTGACGTCCGAACTTTCCAGCCCCTCAAGTCTTACTTCCTCCCTGCTGGAGCTTCCTGTTTGTCGCTGAGCCAGCGGGGGCTGCTGTCTGCAGCCACGGGGGATGTCGTCCAG GTGTACAGGGATGTGTGGAGAACTCCGGTGAAAAAACCCTACATGGCCCACAGAGCCTGGGCCGCCGCATGCGAGCTACGCTTTTGCCCCTTCGAGGATGTGCTCGGGGTCGGACACGGACAAGGCTTCACTAGCATGCTCGTACCAG GGGCGGGTGAGCCGAACTTTGACGGCCTGGATTCAAACCCATACCGCAGTGCCAAACAGAGGCAGGAATGGGAAGTTAATGCCCTGCTGGACAAGATCCAGCCGGAACTTATCAGTCTGGACCCCAGTCATCTGGCAAAGGTTGATCTTGGCAACTTCCAGCAAAGGCACCAAGACAGAGTGCAAGCCCTG GGCTTTGATCCTCTTGCCAAAGAAAAATTTGTCCCCAGGTTTAAGAAAAAAGGTCGCAGCTCAACGGGAAATGTGGAAAGGCGGAAGAGGCAAGTGGCTAACGTGGACCAGAGG GATGTAATAGTGAAAAGCATGGAAGACAAAATGAAGCTGAAGCGCGAGAGAAAAGCAAAGATAAAGAAGAAGGCGGAAATCACTGGCCAAATATCAGCTCTGGGCAGATTCCAAAAATAG